The following proteins are encoded in a genomic region of Nicotiana sylvestris chromosome 4, ASM39365v2, whole genome shotgun sequence:
- the LOC138890596 gene encoding uncharacterized protein gives MPETVVPKDKAHFPRPSSPYLQRLAKQTNENQFKKFIEMMKSLSINVPLVEALEQILGYAKFMKDLVTKKRSMDCDHQNDLSNFAKALCDLGASIKLMPHSVFKTLGIDQPRPTSMRLQMVDRTMKRPFGIIDVVLVRVDKFILPADFVILDCEVDYEVPIILGRPFLATGKALVDVEA, from the exons ATGCCGGAAACGGTAGTGCCCAAGGATAAGGCTCATTTTCCAAGGCCTTCTTCACCTTACCTTCAAAGACTTGCGAAGCAAACGAATGAAAACCaatttaaaaagtttattgagatgatgaaaagcttgtcgatcaatgttcctttggtggaagctcttgagcaaatACTGGGTTAcgccaagtttatgaaagacttggtgactaaaAAGAGATCTATGGATTGTGACCATCAAAATGACTTATCAA attttgcaaaggcattgtgTGACTTGGGAGCAAGCATCAAGTTGATGCCTCActccgtgttcaaaactttgggtattgatCAACCGAGACCTACttcaatgaggttgcaaatggtggatagaacaatgaagaggccgtttggtattattgatgttgttcttgtccgggtggataagtttattttgccagctgattttgtgattcttGACTGCGAAGTCGACTATGAGGTGCCTATAATATTGGGAAGGCCTTTCCTAGCAactgggaaggcattggttgatgtggaagcatga